The Agrococcus carbonis sequence TGCTTGTCGAAGCGCGTCGTGAGCGTCGCGATCTGCTGGTTGAGCTCCTTGAGCCGCTCGCGCGCCGCATCGTCGAGGCCCGCGCCCGCCACGGTCATCTCGGTGTGCTGGCGCTGCACGAGGTAGCGCTGCTCCGCGGTCCAGGATGCGTCGGGCTGCTCGTGCAGGGCGCGCACGCGCGCGTAGAGGCGCGGGTCGAGCGTGATCGAGTCGGCGTGCGCGGCGAAGCGCGGCGCGTAGCGTTCCTCGAGCTCCTCGAGGAACGGCGTCGAATCGGTCGAGGTCATGCTCCAGAACACGTGCGCGACGCGCGAGAGCGTCTGGCCGCTGCGCTCGAGCGCCTCGATCGTGTTCTCGAACGTGGGCGCGTCGTCGGCCTCGACGATCGCCTGCACCTCGCGCGTCTGCTCCTCGAAGCCCGCCTCGAGCGCCTCCTCGTAGTGCTCGTCGCGGATGTCGGCGAACGGCGGCAGCTGGTAGGGGAGCGCGCTGGGCGTCAGGAAGGGGTTGGTCATGCGATCCACCCTAAGCGGCGGCCGAGGCAGCGACTTGGCTATACAGTCTGCGTATGACCGCTGCAACCTACACGCATGGCCACCACGCATCCGTGGTGGCCGCGCATGCCGCCCGCACCGTCGCGAACTCCGCCGCCTACCTGTCGCCGCTCGTGGAGCCGGGCATGCGGATCCTCGACGTGGGCTGCGGGCCGGGGTCGATCACGATCGACCTCGCCCGTCGGGTGGGGGATGCGGGGCTCGTCGTGGGCATCGACGCGAGCGCCGAGGTGGTCGAGACCGCGCGTGCCGCGGCGGCGGAGGCCGGGATCGTCAACGCCGTCTTCGAGGTCGGCGACGCCTACGACCCCACGCCCGCCGAGCGCTACGACATCGTGCACGCGCACCAGGTGCTGCAGCATCTCGGCGACCCGGTCGCGGCGCTGCGCGCGTGGCGGGCGGTCGGCGAGGTGGTCGCGGCGCGCGACGTCGTCTACTCGGCGACCACGATCCATCCGCTCACGCCCGAGCTCGCGCGCTGGCGCGACCTCGTCGGCCGGCTGCAGTCGGCGAACGGCGGCGACGGCGACGCGGGAGCCAAGCTGAAGGCGTGGGCGCGGGCCGCGGGCTTCACGAGCATCGAGACCGACGTCGAGACGTGGTGCTTCGAGACGCAGCGGGGCCGGGACTTCTGGGGCGGGCAGTGGGTCGAGCGCGCGCTGCACTCGGCCTTCGCCGACGGCACCGAGCGGCTCGGGCTCGCGGATGCGGCGGAGCGCCAGGCGATCTCCGACGCGTGGGCGGCGTGGCAGCGCGACGAGGACGGCTGGATGGCCATGCTGCACGGGTGGATCCTCGCGCGGGAGTGACGCCACGCTCGGTCGTCGAGTAGCCCCGAAGGGGCGTATCGAGACGCAGGTGATGGGTCTCGATACGGCCGGCTACGCCGGCCTACTCGACCAGCGTGACCACACTCGGTCGTCGAGGAGCCCCGAAGGGGCGTATCGAGACGCGGGTGGCGGGTCTCGATACGGCCGGCTGCGCCGACCTAGTCGACCAGCGTGGCGGACCTACGGCTGCTCGCGCGTGACGAGCACGTCGTCCCCGTCGAGCCGGATCGTCGTGCCGTCGTCGAGCTCGACGACGGGCTGGCCCTCGAGGAAGGTGAGCGTCCACCGCCACGCGGCGGTGTCGGCGCCGAGCTCGACGAGCGTGCGCTCCTCGTCGGCGATCGCCGCGCGCATCGCGACCGGCACCGCGGCCGGCGGCTCGCCGCCGACCGGCCAGCGGGTGCCGATCTGCATCAGGCCTCCTCGAGCACGATCTCGCGCACGGCGAGCTCGTCCGCCTCGACGAGCTCGAGGTCCTGGATGCGGCCGACGGCGCGCAGGTCGCCGGCGGCGGCCTCGAGGTGCTCGCGGAGCGCCCCGGGGACGGCGATGACGGCCGACGCGACGGGCGTCTTCTGGCTCGCCTTCGCATCCGTCTTCGCCCGGCGGATGCCGATGAGCGCGCGGCCCACCGTGTCGAGCATCCCGGTCGCCCCCGCGCCGAGCTCGCCGTTGCCGAGCTCCTCGGGCGTCGGCCACGCGCTCACGTGGATCGAGCCCTCGTGCGACCACGACCAGACCTCTTCGGTCGCGAACGGCAGGAATGGCGCGAGCAGGCGCAGCTGCACGTCGATCGCGAGGCGCAGCGCCGCGATCGCCGAGCCGCGTCCGGCCGCCTCGCCCGTGTAGGCGCGCTCCTTGACGAGCTCGAGGTAGTCGTCGCAGAACGTCCAGAAGAAGCCTTCCGTCACCTCGAGGGCCTTGGCGTGGTCGTACGACTCGAACGCGCGCGTCGCGGCGCGCACGACGTCGGCGAGCTCGGCGAGCATCTCGCGGTCGAGCCGCTCGGTCACGTCACCGGGCTGACCCTCCATCGAGAGCACGAACTTCGCGGCGTTCAGCACCTTCATCGCGAGGCGCCGGCCGATCTTGATCATCTTCGGGTTCTGCGGGTCGAGCGTCGCGTCGACGCCGAGCCGCGACGACGCCGCCCAGTAGCGCACGCCGTCGGAGCCGTGCTCCTCGAGCATGCCGAGGGGCGTGACGACGTTGCCCTTCGACTTCGACATCTTCTTGCGGTCGGGGTCGAGGATCCAGCCCGAGAGCGCCGCGTGCTTCCACGGGGCCCGGCCGTCCTCGAACATCGAGCGCAGCAGGGTCGAGAAGAGCCAGGTGCGGATGATGTCCTGGCCCTGCGGCCGCAGGTCGAACGGGGTGATCTGCTGCCACAGCGCCGAGTCGTCGGCCCAGCCGCCGGCGAGCTGCGGGGTGAGCGACGACGTCGCCCACGTGTCCATGATGTCGACCTCGCCCTCGAAGCCGCCCGGTGCGCCGCGCTGCGACTCGTCGAAGCCCGCGGGCACGTCGGTCGAGGGGTCGAGGGGCAGCTGGTCGGGCGTCGGCAGCAGCACGTCGCCGGGGATGCGCTCGCCCGCCTCGTCGAGGCGGTACCAGACCGGGATCGGCACACCGAAGAAGCGCTGGCGCGAGATGAGCCAGTCGCCGTTGAGGCCCTGCACCCAGTTCTCGTAGCGCGTGCGCATGTGCTCGGGGTGCCACGCGATCTCGCGCCCGTGCCCGATGAGCCGCTCCTGCAGCTCGGTGTCGCGACCGCCGTTCTTGATGTACCACTGCAGCGTCGAGACGATCTCGAGCGGCTTGTCGCCCTTCTCGTAGAACTTCACCGGGTGCTGGATGGGCTTGGGGTCGCCCACCATGCGGCCGGCGGCCTGCAGCTGCTCGACCATCGCCTTCTTCGCGCTGAAGACGGTCTTCCCGGCGAGCTCCGCGTAGGCGGCCTTCGCCGCGTCGCTCGCGAGCGCCTCGGGGGCCTCGGCGACGAAGCGGCCGTCGAAGCCGATCACCGAGCGGCTCGGCAGGTCGAGCTCGCGCCACCAGATGACGTCGGTCACGTCGCCGAACGTGCAGATCATCGCGACGCCCGTGCCCTTGTCGACCTGGGCGAGCTCGTGCGCGACGAACGGCACCTCGACGCCGAACACCGGCGTCGTCACCGTCGTGCCGAACAGGTGGCGGTAGCGCTCGTCGTCGGGGTGCGCGACGACGGCGACGCACGAGGGCAGCAGCTCCGGCCGCGTCGTCTCGATGCGGAGGTCGCCCTCCTCGCTCGTGAAGAGCAGCGTGTGGTACGCGCCGGGCTGCTCGCGATCCTCGAGCTCGGCCTGGGCCACCGCGGTGCGGAACGTGACGTCCCACAGCGTCGGCGCATCCGCCTGGTACGCCTCGCCCCGCTCGAGGTTGCGCAGGAACGCGAGCTGCGACGTGCGCCGGGCGTCGTCGGAGATCGTGCGGTACGACTGCTGCCAGTCGACCGAGAGCCCGAGCGTGCGCCACAGGTGCTCGAACTTCTCCTCGTCCTCCTCGGTGAGGCGCTCGCACAGCTCGATGAAGTTGCGGCGCGAGACGGGCACCTGGTCGGCGGCCTTCGCGCTCTTGCCCTCGCCGCCCTCCTGCGGGGGCGTGAAGTCGGGGTCGTACGCGAGCGTCGGGTCGACGCGCACGCCGTAGTAGTTCTGCACGCGGCGCTCGGTCGGGAGGCCGTTGTCGTCCCAGCCCATGGGGTAGAAGACGTGCTTGCCGCGCATGCGCTGGTAGCGCGCGATGAGGTCGGTGTGCGTGTAGGAGAACACGTGGCCGACGTGCAGCGAGCCCGATGCGGTCGGCGGCGGCGTGTCGATCGAGTAGATCGCGTCGCGCTCGAGCGGGGCGCCGTCGGCGCCGACGCCATCGAAGCGGTAGGTGCCGGCCTCCTCCCAGCGCTGGCCCCACTTCTCCTCGAGTCCTTCGAGGGCGGGCTTCTCGGGCATGCCGGATGCGGCGGGCTGGGCGCTCATGGCGTCTCGCTTTCGATGTGCGCGGCTTCGCGTCTGCGCCGCTCGTGCGGCATGAAGCCTGGTTGTTGCTCGTCCGATCCTACGCGCGCTCGCGCCCGCTGCGGCGCATCCGCCACTGCACGAGCGCGGTGAGCCCGAGGGCGACGGCGGCGATCCCGAACGCGACGCGGCCGAACGTGTCCTCCTGCAGCAGCGCGGCGAGCGCGAAGCAGACGGCGGCGACGATCGGCACCCACAGGGGCGCGGGCTTGGGGGAGCGGGCCATGCGATCCACGCTAGCGGGGCGGATGCCGTGGGGCGCGCTCGTAGGGTCGGGGCATGGACGTCGTCAAGACCGGCCCGGCCTCGGCCCTCGGCATGGAGGCCGCGGGCCTCGCGTGGCTCGCCGAGGCGGAGCCGCACGGGGGCACGCGCATCGCGCGGGCGCGACTGGACGGCGAGGCGCTGCGGGTCGCGCACGTCGCAGCGGCGCCGGCGACGGCGGAGCGCGCCGAGGCGCTCGGGCGCAGCCTCGCCGCGCTCCACGCGCACGGCGCCGTGTGGCACTGCTGCCCGCCGAGCGGCGCCGTCGCGCCCTTCGAGGTCGGCTCGTCGCGCACGCCGCTCGCGCCCGAGCCCGCGGGCGAAGGGTGGGGCGAGGCGTGGGCGGCGACCGCCGTGCGGCCGATCCTCGAGCGCTGCATCGCGCTCGGCAGGTTCGACGCGGCGGATGCGCGGGTCGTCGCCCGCGCGGTCGACCGCATGGCCGAGGGCGCGTTCGACGCGCCGCAGCCCGCGCTCGTCGCGGGGGTCGCGCGCATCCACGGCGACCTGTGGAGCGGGAACGTGCTGTGGTCGGATGTCGACACCGGGGCGGTGCTCATCGACCCGCACGCGCAGGGCGGGCACGCGGAGACCGACCTCGCGATGCTCGCGCTCTTCGGGCTGCCGAGGCTCGAGACGGTGCTCGCCGCGTACGACGAGGCGTCGCCGCTCGCCGACGGCTGGCGCGAGCGCGTGCCGATGCAGCAGCTGCAGCCGCTCCTCGTGCACACGATGCTCTTCGGCGGCGGCTACGGCGCGCAGGCGGTCGCGGTCGCCCGCGCGCTGCGCTGACTGCGGCCGGCGCGCAGCGCACGTCCCGGCAGGCCGGGCTCAGCGGGGTCCGGGCACCTCGAGCAGCAGCGCGCGGCCGCGCTCGTGCCGCACGCCGAGCTGCGCGAGGAGCGCCTCGGCGGCCGGGAGCGCCTCGTCCTCGACGGTGATGCGCAGGCCTGCCTCGGCGGCCGCGTAGTCGAGCGCGGGCTCGTAGCCGCCGGCGCGCAGCGCGTGCTCGATGCGAGGGGCGTCGGCGATGGGCACGGCTCCTGCGAGCTCGGTCGCGGGCACGCGCGCGAGCCGCCCCGCGGCGTCGAGCGCGTCGGCCGCGATGCCGCCGTAGGCGCGCACGAGCCCGCCGGTGCCGAGCTTGACGCCGCCGAACCAGCGCACGACGAGCACCGCGACGTCGGTGAGGTCGCGGCCGGCGATCGCGGCGAGGATCGGCGCCCCGGCGGTGCTCGCGGGCTCGCCGTCGTCGTTCGAGCGGCTCGCCTCGCCGTGCGGTCCGGCGACGGCGGCGCTGCACACGTGCCGCGCGTCGGGGTGCGCGCGGCGCGCGGCGCGCACGAGCTCGGGGAGGTC is a genomic window containing:
- a CDS encoding methyltransferase domain-containing protein; its protein translation is MTAATYTHGHHASVVAAHAARTVANSAAYLSPLVEPGMRILDVGCGPGSITIDLARRVGDAGLVVGIDASAEVVETARAAAAEAGIVNAVFEVGDAYDPTPAERYDIVHAHQVLQHLGDPVAALRAWRAVGEVVAARDVVYSATTIHPLTPELARWRDLVGRLQSANGGDGDAGAKLKAWARAAGFTSIETDVETWCFETQRGRDFWGGQWVERALHSAFADGTERLGLADAAERQAISDAWAAWQRDEDGWMAMLHGWILARE
- the valS gene encoding valine--tRNA ligase; translation: MSAQPAASGMPEKPALEGLEEKWGQRWEEAGTYRFDGVGADGAPLERDAIYSIDTPPPTASGSLHVGHVFSYTHTDLIARYQRMRGKHVFYPMGWDDNGLPTERRVQNYYGVRVDPTLAYDPDFTPPQEGGEGKSAKAADQVPVSRRNFIELCERLTEEDEEKFEHLWRTLGLSVDWQQSYRTISDDARRTSQLAFLRNLERGEAYQADAPTLWDVTFRTAVAQAELEDREQPGAYHTLLFTSEEGDLRIETTRPELLPSCVAVVAHPDDERYRHLFGTTVTTPVFGVEVPFVAHELAQVDKGTGVAMICTFGDVTDVIWWRELDLPSRSVIGFDGRFVAEAPEALASDAAKAAYAELAGKTVFSAKKAMVEQLQAAGRMVGDPKPIQHPVKFYEKGDKPLEIVSTLQWYIKNGGRDTELQERLIGHGREIAWHPEHMRTRYENWVQGLNGDWLISRQRFFGVPIPVWYRLDEAGERIPGDVLLPTPDQLPLDPSTDVPAGFDESQRGAPGGFEGEVDIMDTWATSSLTPQLAGGWADDSALWQQITPFDLRPQGQDIIRTWLFSTLLRSMFEDGRAPWKHAALSGWILDPDRKKMSKSKGNVVTPLGMLEEHGSDGVRYWAASSRLGVDATLDPQNPKMIKIGRRLAMKVLNAAKFVLSMEGQPGDVTERLDREMLAELADVVRAATRAFESYDHAKALEVTEGFFWTFCDDYLELVKERAYTGEAAGRGSAIAALRLAIDVQLRLLAPFLPFATEEVWSWSHEGSIHVSAWPTPEELGNGELGAGATGMLDTVGRALIGIRRAKTDAKASQKTPVASAVIAVPGALREHLEAAAGDLRAVGRIQDLELVEADELAVREIVLEEA
- a CDS encoding fructosamine kinase family protein, translating into MDVVKTGPASALGMEAAGLAWLAEAEPHGGTRIARARLDGEALRVAHVAAAPATAERAEALGRSLAALHAHGAVWHCCPPSGAVAPFEVGSSRTPLAPEPAGEGWGEAWAATAVRPILERCIALGRFDAADARVVARAVDRMAEGAFDAPQPALVAGVARIHGDLWSGNVLWSDVDTGAVLIDPHAQGGHAETDLAMLALFGLPRLETVLAAYDEASPLADGWRERVPMQQLQPLLVHTMLFGGGYGAQAVAVARALR
- a CDS encoding IMPACT family protein; amino-acid sequence: MARPTIARTASAEIEISRSRFLATAHRIGSLDDLPELVRAARRAHPDARHVCSAAVAGPHGEASRSNDDGEPASTAGAPILAAIAGRDLTDVAVLVVRWFGGVKLGTGGLVRAYGGIAADALDAAGRLARVPATELAGAVPIADAPRIEHALRAGGYEPALDYAAAEAGLRITVEDEALPAAEALLAQLGVRHERGRALLLEVPGPR